cagctgCCCACGTGCCataaaaatacataatcaccaGTTGGCTGGTGTGCCCCACAGGCATTGGACACCATTGCGTACTCAGATTCCTGATTAATTTAGGTTGGCACACCAACGAAGCAAAGAGCCATCCTTATCAAAAATAAAGTATTCGTTGCTTACAAGTAAATTCTGAGCAAATATATTTCTCTCATTTCTTCTTCGCAGGGCCGAGCGGTTCTTATACGTGCAAATATTATCGAAGGCGGAGAGCTTTTGGCATGTTTTCGTCTAACTGTAATGATCAGACCTTTCTGAACAAAATGAAGAAATAATAAACATTTCATGTGTCAACTAATTCATCCCGCTTGAgtgtctttttttcccctcaATATACAGAGCTGATTAATAGTTTTAAAAATGgaataaaagaaaatttttttatgcAGGACATGAAAATTCTATGTGCTGTGAAACCGACGCAGTGGATCAATGACACAATGCCTCGACAATTTTTTCAGGATGTCGCAGTGAAAATTTAGGAGAAGGATAGTATCAGGTAGAGTGAAATTCAGGGCGCCTATATCATCTTCCTCCTCGAGCTTTTATCGCAGACTAGCATCGCCTTGATTCCAAAGACTTCAGCCGAGTTCTTGCAATTAAGTTTAGTCGTGCCAAGATACATGCGCTTTATGTGGGCAGCTGCATGTTAACAAAATTAAACGGGTTTATATATTTTCTGTCTTTTTATTGCCAGGAAAGATTTGCAAGCTGTTTCCTTTTATAAATCTTGACACGCCTGAAGTACAGAGACTTTACGATACTTAGCTATCCATATGTTACTGCAGGTGCGGTACGAACGTTACGAGCAATAGAAGTGCACCTGTTGAAAAGCGCTATTCGCCGGGCTTCCACCGGACTGTTCTGGGAGATGTGGTTTTGTTATGCATTGCTGGCTGGGTTGATACTTTGCGTGTCATCCAATAAGACGACTCCGAAAGGCGGAAAGAAAGTTACTGTCACTGAAGAACAGGTCAATGAAGAAGATGAGTATGAGAAACACACTTTTTTCGCCACGATTGACCCTTGCGTCGGTAAGGAAGAGAGTTTGCCATAGTAGTATTTTAAATCACCTGAGCATGCCTCAACATTCATTAAAAGAATATCGCACATAAATAGTACTGTGGTCAAACCTAATGCAGACAGTGATATAAAGCGCAGTGTTTCTTAATGCGGTTTTATTTGTGAAAGTCGCAGTGAACGCGTTTCACGGTTGTCGCAACTTCCCATTGTTGGAAAACCTTGAAAACGGCTCGAACAGAACGCTGCGCAAACAGGGTTGCATTTTACAGGTTTGACGAAAATTTTTTGTGTGACTTTATCAAGCACTTTCTCGCAGGCGTTGTTTCAAAAAACAAGCATCCGAACCGGATGTAACTTAGTTGGTTGAGCAGCGCAGCGCTCGAGCACTTTTGACAAGACAGATGCGCATTGAGGCCACAAGAAAGCGCATCGACAATATTGCAGCTGCATGGTATGATCAAGTCGTTTAAGAACCATTTTAAAACCGTAACTGTTCGCAGCTCACAGCGCAGATATAGGACTATAGAGGGCTGGACACGTAAGTTTAACGTCGTCAGATGCTCATTATGTTCCTCAGAAAATTCCGTTACTTAACTCTGCGGTTTTGCACCATGCACAAAAAGCAGGAAAAGTGGAAAAATGTTACCAGCGCCAAGGATGCATACGGCACGGCCTGCAATGTACCGCATCTAATGCGCAATGCAAAAACGAGAAATCGAGaagagaaataaaaacaatactcGCAGTTTTCCTAAATTTTTCTAATGTTACTTATTCCTCTGCATTGTAAAAAGATATATAACGTCACCGTACGCACTGCTGCATAAAATATTTTTCAGTAACGCGATATAATTAAAATAAATTATTGATTACTTACTGATCGCAGCATTCTCTCAAGGAAAGTTGAGTTATGTGTCACAGAAGCTTCCTCGGTTGTAATCTGAATCAAGAACATTGCCGTAAGCGACAGTGGTTGCCCACATGGCCTGAAGTGCAGAATCATTCGTCTACAGGACCCCTCTATGTAAAAATATGTCGTTGCAGCGGACATACAGACTTCTCAGCAGTTATTCTGACTTTTGCGCAGTGCGAAGTGTTTGTTTCAAGGATCCCAGACTGCTTTGGTCGCAAATAGAGAAGTCGTCTATGCATGCTGTGACACTCCAGCTGCGGTCCTAGGGCACTGGAGTCTTCAGACAAATGCGAAGGTAGTCCTTCTTGGAAAATATGAACCGCATCACCGAGAAGagcaaagagtatggtggagctgccataaaaaaaatgtaaaccaataagctcctgcctgtaccactaaagtagtGGGAAGTCAAGAAAAAGTGGCTTCTCACACTGCCCGAACAATAAGTTGCTGAAACGACTCCAGACGAACAACAACGTGTGGCAGCCAGACAAGCCTGAATACCGGAAAAGCCTTTTATCCATGGCATATGAAGTACACTGGAGATTTTTCAAAAAAATTGggtgtggtttagctttggttaaacctgaagtgacgcgatagctacagctggccgggtggaacttgctcagttgaactgcaaagtctgtctttcaccgctccgtttcgctgggcgttctttcttcataTTCGCCCTACTTGACAGGGCGCATtcgcgcagctgctgcagctcggttgcgccgccgcgccgcgccgccagcagcagcggctgctccgcaccacatggctggtcacgtgaccaaccacgtgacgaaccacgtgataagccacagcgccgcgccaccggcagctgctgcgcagcacgtgaccaaccacgtgacagcgtggcggcgcagcggtgcagccacagggtggcggcgccgccacgctgaaggctcgaaatgctaccgtacaatagctatcgctacaatagaCACGACTAACGCTTGGCACGGAATACATTCTATTTGGCGAAAATTGGCTATATAACACAGCAAAATTTGTGCAGAGTGCACGTAAAAAAATGATGTATAGAGTGCAGAAACATAAAGATAAGAATACATACAAAGTGAGCAAGGGAGGGGAAAGAGAGAGTGCATGCCAACGTTACCGCAAGAGACCTTGCCTTCGTTTGGGCAAAGTGTTTATCACTGGCCGAGTTTAAACAGGACCTTCATTTCTAGTAGGAAGACCTTCCTCATCGaagtgaaggccctatttaaaacctgccaatgatgaacgctttgcccaagCGAAGGCAAGTTCTCTTGCCGAAACGTTGGCATGCACTCTCAGTCTTTCCCCTCCATTGTTCACTTTCTGTGTATCAAGAAAACATTTGCCTGCCCGGTATGCACCAAAGATAAGAATAGTCAAGTATAAATAACAAACAtaacttttcttgtttttctgtcTCTAAGTGCTCCAGTTCATGCGCACATGCGCGATAATGCTTTCTATGATTAGGCTGTTTTCAGCAAATAAAAAGTGAGTAATATCAAGGGTTCATCGCATCGGTCCACTATATTAGTGATTTTCACGAAATCGATGCCATGATGCGGCGGTGCCGAGGACTGGTTTATGTAGGATCGGTGCGTCGAACCGATTTGTTCGCTCCGTTGCGAAAGTGGCACGCCTGCACATTCACACATTGTCGTCAGAGTTCTGTTCCAAAAACATATATTATGTGGCCTGGTACATAAAAGTTTCCAGTTTGTCGAGATAGAAGGGCAGCTACGTTTCGTTGCGTGAGTGTCCTAGTGCCAGGAGTACACAATGAAAATGAGAATAGCAACTTTCCGAGCTGTCGTGTAATGCTTGAAGTACCATAACAGTGCAGTTGACACGGGGAACCGAACCTATAAAAGATGTTTCCCTTGAACTAGAAATTCCTGTGTAAATACGTGACTCTATTTTCTAGCAAACATTGCTCAAAACACACAACTGACGGGTGTCCCCTTAAGGTCGTGGAAATTGCTAACAGACTCTTTTCTGTCATAAGCGCTGCAACAATGCATTTTAGGCCTGTTCCCCATCTAGCCCAATTGAATACCTCAAGTACCAAACCGCCTTACTTCACTAGAGAACTTACACGAGAAAATTTCGGCCACGCTTCTGATTTTGGGGAAGCAAGTTGGAATTGTCAGCTTCGCGAAAGGAAGACAAATCGGAAAGGGAGGAAATACAACTTGGAGGTCTGGACGCATTGTGAGACCATGCGCGTTCAGTATCGTTTTGTGAAATCTGCAtcgactatagtcggatacagctcaagaacaaagcagctttaccccgtcaaaggacccccttccagtcaatggcgtcggctggttctcatgaccctgctggcctgacaatgcagggagtggcagataaaAGGGGATTGTCCCCTCCCTGCACTGCCGCaacgctccctgcattgtcacgctagcagggtcatgagagtcagccgacgccattggctggaagagggtccaaGTCCAACTTTCTCGGAGAAATGTTTTGAAAagtggaaaattgtaagatactgttatgtaaatattggagttacgtaatggtccattcttctgataggtagcaaaatctttcttttaaagtatttccatcgattgcatcgaagagttgagactgccatagaaaaccaatggggaacacttttgacgattgcaacaacgttaatagaaaaacaaatacaagactgccgtcgggtgatccgcgggtatattgattgttatagtgaaattttacattcTATAaaagaattgcgttcataaacgatttcccgctcaaaaatgcttttgtccagaattgctggctaTGTTTTACGGGATAAAGCTTCTttattcttaagttgtatccgactatagacaaATATCATATTAAATGAGTTTGTTTACGTGGTCAACACGCACCTTCAATTAGTCGACTAACGATTAGCAAACTCATAAGCTGTTCTATTCCCCACTGGCGTACAACCCTTTCAAACacttctttaggcagtctatagactgtccatagacttctgtctataaagtctgtagactatCTGTAGACGAattctagagaacagtctataggcaatacaaatcatatagacagtctatagacaatctttagataTATGGCTAAagacttttagtagacttttgtctatagacagtctatagactatgagtagacaaaaaggaACATCTGTAGGAAAGCAAGAAagtatataagaagtctatagactgtctatagaccattgtTATAGGGGAATGACGAAGGGGCCACGTAGTTGGAATGAGTCAAAAGCATACGTTGAAGACTGACGTGCAAATCGACAAAGGTGCTCTACATTACAACAGCGCACAACCAACTCAAAAGTCAGGCTTGAAGGTCTTGTTGCCATTAACAATTTTGTACAGAAATGCATCACTGGGGACCAAGTGGCATAAAGCTGACACGTGTTTTTGTTCTGCCCAGGTTTGGACCCGCCAATCAATAACCGAGAGTATTTAGACGACGTTCGTTTGAGCGTGTCCTCCAAGTCACTCTCGGATGTATACAGAAATGTCAGCGTCAAGATGTATCTTAGGAGGAGCCTACTGGACAACTCACTTCTGCACTTCTACATAACGGATGAAGAATTGTACAGCTACCAGTGTATGAATAGGAACTCGTGGTGAGTATGagcgtgatgatgatgacgatgctcGGTTCTATGGAGGGAATAAAACTATGGAGTGACCTGAGATGTTTCAGGTCACTCATTTGATAAATTAAAAGCCACCATCTTGGAATCTAGGTTTCGATCGCACCATTACCGAGAACTGATCATTTTTACTTCATATGTTTAAAGCCGTATCGTCAGGTATAAGCTAAAGTGTAGGTAAGCTAGCTTTCCCGTCTTATTCGTCCCATTTTTTCTGACCAACTTGAGAACAGCGGGGACGTGACTATTATTCCTATTCTTTTTATAAAGTACGCTGCAAGTGAATAGACAACATAGCTGTATTGTGATTGCATGCCACTCTGTATCATTGCCCTTTAGTGTGATATCATCCTGAATGTAGCTTCGCATCGTGCCCCCCCtcccattttaattttttttttttttgcaccgcacCCTTTTCACACGTGTGCGCTCCGCATTATTCTGAACTTTGTAAGTTCGACACGTGTCCATGTTCCCTTGGTATTTTAGGTGACCCCTGACTGCGCTTTTGCGATTGCATGACTTCGCCCCGTTTTAGCTTTCTTATGCTGATCGTCATTCGTGCAGATAATGATAACGTCACCACATAAATTTAAGATACTTCCCGCAGCTCAGGTTCTTCGGGTAAAGGCCGGtccccggccgaaacgtcaagaaaagTACGAGGGTTTCTTCAACACGTCTGTTTTCTTTCATATATAGAAGGAAATCACCAGTCGCCGAAGGCAAAGAGCAAAACGCAatgtttctatcttttttttataATTGCGGTGTTGATCAACGAGAGATTAGTACTACAATTATTTTATCGCTCCaatataattgattagaaaacattagaaaaacaaccacatgcagtGTGATCCGAAGCAACAACCTCATAATTTCGAGTCCgatgctctgccaactgagctacagcgacggctgagCAAGTCTTCTTGTTTAAGGGGTGTTTATTTCacatgtaacctaaccttgagagtcaTAGTTTATATAACCCGGCGTTTGATGATTTGCCCTAGGATGAGAAGACCAGCAGTTCTTTCTTTGACTGTTGTGTTCTGCACTTAAGAGGTAACTTCTTCACTAATGTGCTCCTGTTATTTGCTTTATTTATATCTGCTACTGTTACTATGACTTATAACAAAAATTTCTCTCAGTTGAGTCTGTTGATCGGTGGTTATTACGTTATAATGTTTGGTTACAAACTGTTCAGTTTTTCTGTTCTCTTTGATAAGCACTTACAAGCTGTGCAATCCAGAGACGTCACAGGAGAAAACGCTGACTAAACGGTGGCATGGCAGGTGCCCATTGCTACCGGGTTTCTACGAATACAAGTTTGTGTACAAGCTGCCTCCAAGAATACTTTATACGAAGAGGGTAGGTAATGCTGGCACAAATGCACACCACTGCTTTGTTGACGACCGAGCAGCTTTCTTGAATTCAGAACATCGGAGAACCCAAGCGGGATTCCGGAGATGCCAGAATTACACTTGTTTTGTCTTCTGTATTAGCTGCAGGCGGAAAGTACAGTTGGGAATTGTGCCGTCGCTCAATGCCATATGCCAACGTACCCAGCAACTCTGAACAAAATCATTCTtcagcgggaaaccatttatgaacgcaattttttttcatataatgtaaggattaactataacaaccaatatacccgcagatcacccgacggcagtcctgtatttttttctattcacgtttttgctatcctcaaaaacgttccccattgtttTTTATGTCAGtcctaactgctcgatgcgattgTTGGAAACACTTTAAgagaaagtttctgcaacatatttgcataacagtatcttacaatctaccagttttcaaattttttgctCGAGAAAGCTGGAATTGAATACCTGTGCAAACTGTCGCTTGAGTGCACACAGAATTCGTATTGATTTTGTAGTAAGCCCTGTGTTCAGCCCCCTTCCCCCGTACCTGCACCCGCCACGTTTTTTGAGCTGTTACGTTCAAAAACATAGCTTGACTTGGCGCCTGACTTTGGTGGTTGACAGTTAGCTATTTAACAGAATTTAtcgtaggatacaacttaaaaaaaaaacagcagttgttaaca
The genomic region above belongs to Amblyomma americanum isolate KBUSLIRL-KWMA chromosome 9, ASM5285725v1, whole genome shotgun sequence and contains:
- the LOC144104408 gene encoding uncharacterized protein LOC144104408 isoform X1, which gives rise to MWFCYALLAGLILCVSSNKTTPKGGKKVTVTEEQVNEEDEYEKHTFFATIDPCVGLDPPINNREYLDDVRLSVSSKSLSDVYRNVSVKMYLRRSLLDNSLLHFYITDEELYSYQCMNRNSCTYKLCNPETSQEKTLTKRWHGRCPLLPGFYEYKFVYKLPPRILYTKRKTTVLNIQAQLHEGYVCVACYKIRMMFRKKTKL